In Aureibaculum algae, the following are encoded in one genomic region:
- a CDS encoding UDP-N-acetylmuramoyl-tripeptide--D-alanyl-D-alanine ligase: MNISELYKIYKQSYQVSTDTRKVEKGCVFFGLKGDNFNGNKFAEDALKKGAAFAVVDEAAYQTKPTIILVNDVLKTMQALASYHRNELGIPIISLTGSNGKTTTKELINAVLSEKYNTTATEGNLNNHIGVPLTLLSMTPKTEIGIVEMGANHLKEIELLCNIAQPDYGYITNFGKAHLEGFGSIEGVIEGKSELYTYLKNHNKTAFVNANDPIQLEKSVAINQVTFGGENTNVSVSFVEANPFVHVQFDNEIVKSQLIGAYNYNNISAALAIGHYFKVKSEDSIKAIENYVPSNNRSQIIHKGSNKIVLDAYNANPSSMEVALENLSNLTDSHKIAILGDMFELGKTAEAEHQFIVDLLSNLSISKAYLIGENFYKCRANEDKIQLFNSYESFKKHFSTLNITNATLLIKASRGMALERVLDIV; the protein is encoded by the coding sequence ATGAATATTTCAGAACTCTATAAAATTTATAAACAGTCCTATCAAGTTTCTACAGATACTAGAAAAGTGGAAAAAGGTTGTGTTTTTTTTGGATTAAAAGGTGATAATTTTAATGGTAATAAATTTGCTGAAGATGCTTTAAAAAAAGGAGCAGCTTTTGCGGTTGTAGATGAAGCTGCATATCAAACAAAACCAACTATTATTTTAGTGAATGATGTTTTGAAAACGATGCAGGCATTAGCTTCCTATCATAGAAATGAACTAGGGATACCGATTATTAGTTTAACAGGGAGTAACGGTAAAACCACAACTAAAGAATTGATTAATGCTGTTCTTTCTGAGAAATACAATACAACAGCCACAGAGGGCAATTTAAACAATCATATTGGTGTGCCTTTGACATTACTTTCAATGACACCAAAAACTGAAATTGGTATTGTTGAAATGGGAGCGAATCATTTAAAAGAAATTGAACTTTTATGCAACATTGCCCAACCTGATTACGGTTATATTACGAACTTTGGAAAAGCTCATTTAGAAGGATTTGGTAGTATCGAAGGTGTTATAGAAGGTAAATCAGAATTGTACACTTATTTGAAAAATCATAATAAAACTGCTTTTGTAAATGCTAACGACCCAATTCAGTTAGAAAAATCAGTTGCTATAAACCAAGTTACATTTGGTGGAGAAAATACTAATGTTTCTGTTAGTTTTGTCGAAGCTAATCCGTTTGTTCATGTTCAATTTGATAATGAAATTGTAAAAAGCCAATTGATTGGGGCTTATAATTATAATAATATTTCGGCGGCATTAGCTATTGGTCATTATTTTAAAGTGAAAAGTGAAGATAGTATTAAGGCTATAGAGAATTACGTACCTAGTAATAATCGCTCTCAAATTATTCATAAAGGGTCTAATAAAATTGTTTTAGATGCCTATAATGCTAATCCGAGTAGTATGGAAGTTGCTTTAGAGAATTTATCCAATTTAACGGATTCTCATAAAATTGCAATTTTGGGTGATATGTTTGAACTAGGAAAGACTGCTGAAGCTGAGCATCAATTTATTGTTGATTTGTTAAGTAACCTTTCAATATCAAAAGCATATTTAATTGGAGAGAATTTTTATAAATGTAGAGCTAATGAGGATAAAATTCAACTTTTTAATTCTTATGAATCGTTTAAAAAACATTTTTCAACACTCAATATTACGAATGCAACACTATTAATTAAAGCCTCAAGAGGTATGGCTTTAGAGCGAGTGTTAGACATTGTTTAA
- the gldJ gene encoding gliding motility lipoprotein GldJ gives MRRYIGNKVLLTVLVAATLISCGKKSRTHSELTGWKFNDPTYGGFTANTNYAGQKVPPGMVLIEGGTFTMGSVTDDVMFDWNTTPTKQQVRSFYMDEAEVTNLEYLFYLQYLEKVYPPSDDSYRKIYQSALPDTLVWRDALGFNELLSEAYLRHPSYSDYPVVGVSWLQATEYCKWRTDRVNEKILMDKGVLKSLFDMDSVTVEGKNRFDTGTYLANPDLLFDGNEDIYGKGLYDPNAQVKKQSKKERKAAKNADDASGDDGEKLSRKDRKSKKSDQGFTGRHVKTSDGMLTQRFRLPTEAEWEYAAKAEIENREYNTIRGRKKYSWNGSTTRDDSRRRGGDQLANFKQGKGDYSGLAGWSNDGADITIRVKSYDSNAFGLYDMSGNVAEWVADVYRPIIDNDANDFNYFRGNVFKKPLIDEEGKVVVVDYNSIEFDTLDNGKIVPKDLPGSIKYVPITKRDAFMRPNYEKADNIAIGDGDMASTKNYYQDEEDMENQPRMYNSPKTPKQIGESGLIIQQYDTKTRNTLISDQARVYKGGSWKDRAYWLDPAQRRYLPEYMATNYIGFRCATDKLGAMSYKRRRKEPQR, from the coding sequence ATGAGAAGGTATATCGGAAACAAAGTTTTGTTAACAGTATTAGTAGCTGCTACTTTAATAAGTTGTGGTAAAAAGTCCAGAACACATTCTGAACTTACAGGTTGGAAATTTAACGATCCAACTTATGGTGGTTTTACAGCTAATACAAACTATGCTGGTCAAAAAGTTCCACCAGGAATGGTACTAATAGAAGGAGGTACATTTACCATGGGTAGTGTAACTGATGATGTAATGTTCGATTGGAACACGACACCAACAAAACAACAAGTACGTTCATTCTATATGGATGAAGCTGAGGTTACAAACTTAGAATATTTGTTTTATTTACAATATTTAGAGAAAGTATATCCTCCATCAGATGATAGTTATAGAAAAATTTATCAATCTGCATTACCAGATACATTAGTATGGAGAGATGCTCTTGGTTTTAATGAGTTATTATCTGAAGCATATTTACGTCACCCATCATATTCTGATTATCCAGTTGTAGGTGTGTCTTGGTTACAAGCTACTGAATACTGTAAATGGAGAACCGATAGGGTTAATGAAAAAATATTAATGGATAAAGGTGTACTTAAGTCTTTATTTGATATGGATTCTGTAACTGTAGAAGGTAAAAATAGATTTGATACAGGTACGTATTTAGCAAATCCTGATTTGTTATTTGATGGTAACGAAGATATTTATGGAAAAGGTTTATATGATCCAAATGCCCAAGTAAAGAAACAAAGTAAAAAAGAAAGAAAAGCAGCGAAAAATGCTGATGATGCTTCCGGAGATGATGGTGAAAAATTATCAAGAAAAGATAGAAAGTCTAAAAAATCTGATCAAGGTTTTACAGGTCGTCACGTTAAAACGTCTGATGGTATGTTAACACAACGTTTTAGATTGCCTACTGAAGCTGAATGGGAGTATGCTGCAAAAGCTGAAATTGAAAATAGAGAATACAATACTATTAGAGGAAGAAAAAAATATTCTTGGAATGGTTCAACAACTAGAGATGATTCAAGAAGAAGAGGTGGTGACCAATTAGCCAACTTTAAACAAGGTAAAGGTGATTATAGTGGTTTAGCAGGATGGAGTAATGATGGTGCTGACATCACAATTAGAGTGAAATCTTATGATTCTAATGCATTTGGACTGTATGATATGTCTGGTAATGTTGCAGAATGGGTAGCTGATGTTTATAGACCAATTATAGATAACGATGCAAATGACTTTAACTATTTTAGAGGAAATGTATTTAAAAAACCTTTAATTGATGAAGAAGGTAAGGTAGTTGTTGTTGATTATAACAGCATAGAGTTTGATACGTTGGATAATGGTAAAATTGTACCTAAAGATTTACCAGGTAGTATTAAATATGTACCAATTACGAAGCGTGATGCTTTTATGAGACCTAATTATGAAAAAGCTGATAATATTGCTATTGGTGATGGAGATATGGCTTCAACTAAAAATTACTATCAAGATGAGGAAGATATGGAAAATCAACCAAGAATGTATAATTCACCTAAAACACCAAAACAAATTGGAGAAAGTGGTTTGATCATTCAACAATATGATACAAAAACTAGAAACACTTTAATTAGTGATCAAGCTAGAGTTTATAAAGGAGGTTCATGGAAAGATAGAGCTTATTGGTTAGACCCAGCTCAACGTAGATATTTGCCAGAATATATGGCTACAAATTATATCGGATTTAGATGTGCAACTGACAAATTAGGAGCAATGTCTTATAAAAGAAGACGTAAGGAACCACAAAGATAA
- the porU gene encoding type IX secretion system sortase PorU: protein MKSFHLKKLFRSLVHLLYIVPFLVSSQNNGRNVVSNTKSYSTVKNAVLSEGTWYKFSIDTTGIFKIDKQFLQNLGVKTDDINPRNIRIFGNGGQLLPQKNADFRYDGLQENAIFVNGEEDNSFDTNDYILFYGIGPHGWNIIPSQPSQSKHINNIYSDNAYYFLTVDNGLGKRISTAPDILATATETITTYNDYDFIENDKTNLFANGQQWFGKELSFENTTTKVFQFENLDVSQSITIRVRGVAISSTSSSFDVKVNGQNLMNISLPAIPSTSGNLTLAIPRESSQSTSVSTSTIAVEITYNNNGNPSAKAYLDYVELIGVKKLTANGKQFSFRNFDSQSNSTLFNYQIENNTNIDQVWNVTDGINPKIITNQSNSNQFSFKSFGGSLQEFIVLNENDYYKPKIIEQTKIPNQNLQALKDIDYVIITQDFLMNEAERLATYHRENSNLVVQVINLNHIYNEFGSGSPDLTAIRDFIRHLYLNASSDETRIKYVCLFGDASYDFKDRINDNNNIVPSFQSLESFDLARSYVTDDYYGMMDDDEGELSNADNQDVATGRFPISTVSEAKSTVDKTLNYYNTESFGDWRNRITLVADDPDVASEFILQETVEKLADTLKNRRPIYNLSKIYADAYVQETSAGGERYPDVNEAINNAVETGSLVINYFGHGGEDGWANERILENSAINDWNNLNKLPLFITVTCEFSKFDNPLRPTAGEFVFLNPYGGATSLITTTREIFISVGQRFNDILTKKLFGFNGEDYTIAEALMAMKNDPTSPNTTQRLFVFYLGDPAMKLARPKPSIELTKLNGQNITSATDTLKALSKISLEGIVKDALGNDLTDFNGELSATIYDKSVDRITLDNNNFGNKLSFDAIESKIFRGRASIKNGVFNFDFIVPKDIRIAYGKSKISLYANNDAIDKGGVNQEVIIGGIDENAPEDNVGPIIQLFMDDESFADGGNTSESPNLIAILEDSSGINTSITAVDHDIVAVLDGDQANPYILNDFYETELDDYTTGKVKFPFRNLEPGLHTLNFKVWDTYNNSSEATLNFVVVDNSDLVLSNVLNYPNPFINYTEFWFNHNKPNEPLEVQVQIFTVSGKLIKTINQNVQSENLSRSISWNGLDDFGNKIGKGVYIYKLNVKSTLTNTKNEKFEKLVILQ from the coding sequence ATGAAGTCATTTCATTTGAAAAAGTTGTTTAGATCATTAGTACACCTATTATATATAGTCCCTTTCCTTGTTTCCTCTCAAAACAATGGTAGAAACGTTGTATCTAATACAAAATCTTATTCAACCGTTAAAAACGCTGTTTTATCTGAAGGTACCTGGTACAAGTTCTCAATTGATACTACTGGTATTTTTAAAATAGATAAACAGTTTTTACAAAACTTAGGGGTAAAAACAGACGATATAAATCCTAGAAACATCAGAATTTTTGGAAATGGCGGACAATTACTACCTCAAAAAAATGCTGATTTCAGATATGATGGATTACAAGAAAATGCAATTTTTGTAAATGGTGAAGAAGATAATAGTTTTGATACTAATGATTATATCCTCTTTTATGGTATAGGGCCACATGGTTGGAATATTATTCCATCACAACCTTCCCAATCTAAACACATTAATAATATATATAGCGATAATGCTTATTATTTCTTAACTGTAGATAATGGTTTGGGTAAACGAATTTCTACCGCTCCTGATATTTTAGCAACCGCCACAGAAACAATAACTACATATAATGATTATGATTTTATTGAAAACGATAAGACAAATTTATTTGCAAATGGACAACAATGGTTTGGTAAAGAGTTAAGTTTTGAAAATACTACAACGAAAGTATTTCAATTTGAGAACTTAGACGTTTCACAATCTATTACCATAAGAGTAAGAGGTGTAGCCATATCTTCAACATCATCTTCATTTGATGTAAAAGTGAATGGTCAAAACTTGATGAATATTAGTTTACCAGCAATTCCCTCAACATCAGGTAATTTAACACTTGCCATTCCACGTGAAAGTTCACAGAGTACATCTGTGAGCACCTCAACTATAGCAGTTGAAATTACTTACAATAATAATGGTAACCCTTCGGCTAAAGCCTATTTAGATTATGTAGAACTAATAGGTGTTAAAAAGCTAACTGCAAATGGCAAACAATTCTCCTTTAGAAATTTTGACTCTCAGTCAAATTCTACGCTCTTTAATTATCAAATAGAAAACAATACGAATATTGATCAAGTCTGGAATGTTACAGACGGTATCAATCCAAAAATTATCACCAATCAATCCAATTCAAATCAATTTAGTTTTAAATCGTTTGGAGGTTCATTACAAGAATTTATCGTACTGAACGAAAATGATTATTACAAACCAAAAATTATTGAGCAGACCAAAATTCCTAATCAAAATTTACAGGCCTTAAAAGATATAGATTATGTAATTATCACTCAAGATTTTTTAATGAATGAAGCAGAACGATTAGCTACATACCATAGAGAGAATTCTAACTTAGTGGTTCAAGTAATTAATTTAAACCATATATATAATGAATTTGGTTCTGGCTCACCTGATTTAACGGCTATTCGCGATTTTATAAGACATTTGTATCTAAATGCATCTAGTGATGAAACCAGAATAAAGTATGTCTGTTTATTTGGCGATGCTTCTTATGATTTTAAGGATCGGATTAACGATAACAATAATATTGTACCTTCTTTTCAATCTTTAGAAAGTTTTGATTTAGCACGTTCTTATGTTACGGATGATTATTATGGTATGATGGATGATGATGAAGGTGAACTAAGTAATGCTGATAATCAAGATGTTGCTACTGGAAGGTTTCCTATATCGACGGTAAGTGAAGCCAAATCTACAGTTGATAAAACCTTAAATTATTATAACACAGAATCTTTTGGAGACTGGCGTAATAGAATCACTTTGGTAGCTGATGATCCTGATGTGGCTAGCGAGTTTATACTTCAAGAAACCGTAGAAAAATTAGCCGATACGCTTAAAAACAGGCGGCCTATTTATAATTTGTCAAAAATTTATGCTGATGCCTATGTACAGGAAACTTCTGCCGGTGGCGAACGCTATCCTGATGTAAACGAAGCCATCAATAACGCTGTTGAAACAGGTTCTTTAGTCATAAATTATTTCGGACATGGTGGGGAAGATGGTTGGGCTAACGAGCGTATTTTAGAAAACTCAGCTATAAATGATTGGAACAACCTCAACAAGTTACCGCTATTTATAACTGTTACGTGTGAGTTTTCTAAATTTGACAACCCACTTAGACCTACTGCTGGCGAATTTGTTTTCTTAAATCCTTACGGAGGTGCCACAAGTTTAATAACGACAACGCGTGAAATTTTTATTAGTGTTGGGCAACGTTTTAACGACATACTCACCAAAAAACTTTTTGGATTCAACGGAGAAGATTATACTATTGCTGAAGCTCTGATGGCCATGAAAAATGACCCAACGTCTCCAAATACCACGCAACGTCTATTTGTTTTTTATTTAGGTGATCCTGCTATGAAACTTGCTCGTCCAAAACCAAGTATTGAGCTTACTAAATTAAACGGACAAAACATTACCTCAGCAACTGATACGCTAAAAGCTTTATCTAAAATCAGTTTAGAAGGAATTGTAAAAGATGCTCTCGGAAATGATTTAACTGATTTTAATGGTGAGTTGTCAGCAACCATTTATGACAAATCGGTAGACAGAATTACATTAGATAACAATAATTTTGGAAATAAACTATCTTTTGATGCTATTGAAAGTAAAATTTTTAGAGGAAGAGCTTCCATAAAAAATGGTGTTTTTAATTTTGATTTTATTGTACCAAAAGACATTAGAATAGCGTACGGAAAATCAAAAATCAGTTTATACGCCAACAATGACGCTATTGATAAAGGTGGTGTAAATCAAGAAGTTATTATTGGTGGGATTGATGAAAATGCACCTGAAGATAATGTTGGACCTATCATTCAACTTTTTATGGATGATGAGTCTTTTGCAGATGGAGGTAACACAAGTGAATCTCCAAATTTAATTGCCATTTTAGAAGATAGCTCAGGTATCAATACTTCAATTACTGCAGTTGACCATGATATTGTTGCCGTTTTAGATGGTGATCAGGCCAATCCATACATCTTAAATGATTTTTATGAAACAGAATTGGACGACTATACTACAGGAAAAGTGAAGTTCCCTTTTCGAAATTTAGAACCGGGTTTACATACACTAAATTTTAAAGTTTGGGATACATACAATAATTCATCAGAAGCAACGTTAAATTTTGTTGTAGTAGATAACAGCGATTTGGTATTGAGTAATGTTCTTAATTATCCTAATCCTTTTATAAATTATACAGAGTTTTGGTTTAATCACAATAAACCAAATGAACCGTTAGAGGTTCAAGTTCAGATATTTACAGTTTCTGGTAAACTAATTAAAACAATTAACCAAAACGTACAGTCTGAAAATCTATCACGTTCCATATCATGGAATGGTTTAGATGACTTTGGTAATAAAATTGGAAAAGGGGTTTACATTTATAAACTCAATGTTAAATCGACATTAACAAATACTAAAAACGAAAAATTTGAAAAACTTGTCATTTTACAGTAA
- the porV gene encoding type IX secretion system outer membrane channel protein PorV, translating to MKNSFLLLIAFLCLQVANAQDEPNPITTAAPFLTIVPDARAGGMGDIGVATKPDANSQHHNPAKFAFSDTQFAVGVNYTPWLRNLTNDVFVSSLTFSNKINEQSAWGASLKYFSLGTIDLTDTGGNPIGTENPNELSFDGSYSLKLNETFALAVGVRYIRSDYALKVENSDLKTVNTFAVDVAGYYQSPEKNYGNFNGIWRGGFNLSNIGPKVTLSDGGRESFIPTNLKLGGGFEFILDDMNSVTTNLEFNKLLVPTPPIRDSSTGEILEGKDDDVSFLSGMFSSFGDAPNGFSEELKEFTWALGAEYMYDNTLGLRLGYFNENELKGARKYFTLGAGFKFKSLNLDMSYLINSSDVNNPLENTLRFSLTFNFGDIFDY from the coding sequence ATGAAAAACTCATTTTTACTACTTATAGCATTTTTATGCTTACAAGTAGCTAACGCACAAGACGAACCAAATCCGATAACCACGGCCGCTCCATTTTTAACAATTGTACCAGACGCTCGTGCTGGAGGTATGGGTGATATTGGTGTAGCCACAAAACCTGATGCCAACTCTCAACATCATAACCCAGCAAAATTTGCTTTTTCAGATACTCAGTTCGCGGTAGGTGTAAATTACACCCCTTGGTTACGTAACTTAACGAACGATGTCTTTGTAAGTAGTTTAACTTTTTCAAATAAAATCAATGAACAAAGTGCCTGGGGTGCCAGTTTAAAATACTTTTCTCTTGGAACCATAGATTTAACAGATACAGGTGGAAACCCAATAGGTACTGAAAACCCTAACGAATTATCTTTTGATGGTTCATACTCTTTAAAACTAAACGAAACTTTCGCGTTGGCTGTTGGTGTACGATACATCCGTTCTGATTACGCTTTAAAGGTTGAAAATTCTGACCTAAAAACTGTAAATACTTTTGCCGTTGATGTTGCTGGTTATTATCAATCTCCAGAAAAAAATTACGGTAATTTTAATGGTATTTGGCGAGGTGGATTCAATCTTTCTAACATTGGTCCTAAAGTCACTTTATCTGATGGAGGAAGAGAAAGTTTTATACCAACCAATTTAAAATTAGGTGGTGGATTTGAATTTATCTTAGATGATATGAACTCCGTAACGACCAACCTTGAATTTAATAAATTATTAGTACCTACTCCTCCAATTAGAGATTCTTCAACAGGAGAAATTCTTGAAGGAAAAGATGATGATGTTAGCTTTTTAAGTGGTATGTTCAGTTCTTTTGGCGATGCTCCAAACGGATTTAGTGAAGAACTTAAAGAATTTACTTGGGCATTGGGTGCTGAATACATGTATGATAATACATTGGGACTTCGTCTTGGATATTTTAACGAAAATGAATTGAAAGGAGCTCGTAAATATTTTACATTAGGAGCCGGATTTAAATTTAAAAGTTTAAATTTAGATATGTCCTACTTGATCAACTCATCAGATGTTAATAATCCTTTAGAAAATACATTACGTTTTTCTTTGACTTTCAATTTCGGTGACATATTTGATTATTAA
- the cdd gene encoding cytidine deaminase, with the protein MQKIQSKIEYLLFENIDELDANARNLMNEAIKAREKAYAPYSNFNVGAAILLDNNEIVLGNNQENAAFPSGLCAERVAIYNAGANYPECTILAIAISASSSKHKVTNPVGPCGACRQSIAEYEHKQKQAIEIYFMGEEGKVVKVNALKDLLPFGFDSSFL; encoded by the coding sequence ATGCAAAAAATACAAAGTAAAATAGAATATCTATTATTCGAAAATATTGATGAACTCGATGCCAATGCTCGTAATTTAATGAACGAAGCCATAAAAGCTCGTGAGAAAGCGTATGCCCCATATTCCAATTTTAATGTCGGTGCTGCTATCTTACTTGACAATAATGAGATAGTGCTAGGTAACAATCAAGAAAATGCTGCTTTCCCTTCTGGCTTGTGTGCAGAACGCGTTGCTATTTATAATGCAGGTGCCAATTACCCGGAATGTACAATTTTAGCTATTGCCATTTCAGCAAGTTCATCGAAACATAAAGTAACCAACCCTGTTGGCCCTTGTGGGGCTTGCAGACAAAGTATTGCAGAATACGAGCATAAACAAAAGCAAGCCATAGAAATTTATTTTATGGGAGAAGAAGGAAAAGTTGTTAAGGTAAATGCTTTAAAAGATTTATTACCTTTTGGTTTTGACAGTAGCTTTTTATAA
- a CDS encoding group III truncated hemoglobin, giving the protein MQDIKTREDIHFIITELYKKLLSDDIVKHFFEDVINENHLEEHLNIVTDFWNGILFSATDYQRNAMQPHLILHERKPFKHEHFKRWLLHFTSSIDDNFKGEKSEMAKTRALSIATVMEIKMSSHS; this is encoded by the coding sequence ATGCAAGATATTAAAACTAGAGAAGACATCCATTTTATAATTACTGAGCTATACAAGAAATTGTTATCAGATGATATTGTTAAGCATTTCTTTGAAGATGTAATTAATGAGAATCATTTAGAAGAACACCTCAATATTGTAACTGATTTTTGGAATGGAATTTTATTTAGTGCCACTGATTACCAAAGAAATGCCATGCAACCTCATTTAATTCTCCATGAACGTAAGCCTTTTAAGCATGAACACTTTAAAAGGTGGTTATTACATTTCACTTCGTCTATTGACGACAACTTTAAAGGCGAAAAATCAGAAATGGCCAAGACAAGAGCCTTGTCAATTGCTACCGTTATGGAAATTAAAATGAGCAGTCATTCTTAA
- a CDS encoding 3-oxoacyl-ACP synthase III family protein yields MKSVITGNGSFIPSVTIKNSDFIESQFYDDNKELFTTSNEVIIEKFKSITGIGERRYVKDNLNSSDIATIAAERAIEDSGIDAEELDYIIVAQNFGDVKKGSVQTDILPSLAARVKHNLKIKNSNCVAYDIIFGCPGWLQGVIQAHIYIKSGEAQKCLVIGSETLSRVIDNHDRDSMIFADGAGACVMEAKEENSDNGILSYAALSDTIEESNYLYFGESNKPNTNEGVRYIKMLGRKIYEYSLNNVPLAMKNALDKSGVPIEEVKKIFIHQANEKMDEAIIKRFFRLYKSQVPENVMPMNIHKLGNSSVATIPTLLDLVLKGKIENHNLNKGDVIILASVGAGMNINAVVYRY; encoded by the coding sequence ATGAAGTCAGTTATCACTGGAAACGGTAGTTTCATCCCCTCAGTTACTATAAAAAATAGCGATTTTATTGAAAGTCAGTTTTATGATGACAATAAAGAACTTTTTACTACATCGAATGAAGTAATCATAGAAAAATTTAAATCTATTACAGGCATCGGAGAAAGACGTTATGTAAAAGATAATTTAAACTCTTCAGACATTGCGACAATTGCTGCAGAGAGAGCTATAGAAGACTCTGGTATTGATGCTGAAGAATTAGATTACATTATAGTCGCTCAAAATTTTGGTGACGTTAAAAAAGGAAGTGTTCAAACAGACATTTTACCTAGTTTAGCGGCTAGAGTTAAGCATAATTTAAAAATAAAAAACTCCAATTGTGTAGCTTATGACATTATATTCGGTTGCCCAGGATGGCTACAAGGTGTCATACAAGCTCATATTTATATAAAATCTGGCGAAGCACAAAAATGTTTGGTTATTGGTTCTGAAACCTTATCAAGGGTAATTGACAATCACGATAGAGATTCAATGATTTTTGCTGATGGTGCCGGTGCCTGTGTAATGGAAGCCAAAGAAGAAAATAGCGATAACGGAATTTTAAGTTATGCTGCACTATCTGATACTATTGAAGAATCTAATTATCTTTATTTCGGAGAGTCAAATAAACCCAATACCAATGAGGGTGTTCGGTATATAAAAATGTTGGGACGAAAAATTTATGAATACTCCCTAAACAATGTGCCTTTAGCCATGAAAAACGCTTTAGATAAAAGCGGAGTCCCTATTGAAGAGGTTAAAAAAATATTTATACATCAAGCCAATGAAAAAATGGATGAAGCTATCATCAAACGTTTTTTTAGGTTGTATAAATCTCAAGTTCCAGAAAATGTTATGCCTATGAACATTCATAAATTAGGTAATAGTTCTGTGGCTACTATTCCTACCCTACTCGATTTGGTATTAAAAGGAAAAATAGAAAATCATAACCTAAACAAAGGAGATGTAATTATTTTAGCATCCGTAGGTGCTGGTATGAACATTAATGCCGTAGTGTATAGGTATTAG